In one window of uncultured Sphaerochaeta sp. DNA:
- a CDS encoding ABC transporter permease: MKFRLEKRDYRSTRMAVLVPVVSLLVSFVLGAIVLLISDANPFQAYAAMIKGAFGSQTKLQYTLVKSIPLLLCGLAVGIAFRLKFWNIGAEGQYVGGVIGITWVMQFWTFLPTALLLPVGMVVGILFGALWGGIPGVLKAQWSVDETLTTLMMNYIIIGFAEYLYFNAWKAPRGNMGTVLYPKEAWLPRIWGRVHGGIFFALILVGILWFVLYKTRWGFELNMIGKNKRAAECQGVSIKKNIILAMLLSGAIAGLAGVIDAAAVTHQLTKGVDAGYGFTGIIIAWMSGLNPFVSIVVSVIMAALETGSDALQMTMKLPNAMGAVLQGLILIPLLAGNIFIEYRLLVIKTRKEVTA, from the coding sequence ATGAAATTCCGCTTGGAAAAGCGCGACTACCGATCCACGAGAATGGCGGTACTCGTCCCTGTAGTCAGCCTGCTGGTCTCCTTTGTTCTGGGAGCTATCGTGCTGCTTATCTCTGATGCAAATCCATTTCAAGCATATGCAGCTATGATCAAGGGAGCCTTCGGCAGCCAGACAAAGTTGCAATACACACTGGTAAAATCCATCCCCTTGCTCCTCTGCGGTCTTGCTGTGGGAATAGCATTTCGTTTGAAGTTCTGGAATATTGGTGCTGAAGGACAGTATGTCGGTGGCGTCATCGGTATTACCTGGGTCATGCAGTTTTGGACATTCCTTCCAACCGCACTGCTTTTACCGGTCGGTATGGTCGTCGGTATCCTGTTCGGCGCCTTGTGGGGAGGTATCCCCGGTGTATTGAAGGCTCAGTGGAGTGTTGATGAGACACTCACCACACTGATGATGAACTATATCATCATCGGTTTTGCTGAATACCTGTATTTCAATGCGTGGAAGGCTCCACGGGGAAATATGGGGACGGTGCTCTATCCCAAGGAAGCCTGGCTTCCCAGAATCTGGGGCCGAGTACATGGAGGCATTTTCTTTGCTTTGATCCTTGTAGGCATTCTCTGGTTTGTCTTGTATAAGACACGTTGGGGTTTCGAACTGAATATGATCGGCAAGAACAAACGGGCAGCAGAGTGCCAGGGAGTTTCGATCAAGAAGAATATCATCCTTGCCATGTTGCTCAGTGGAGCAATTGCTGGTTTGGCTGGTGTTATCGATGCAGCAGCGGTAACGCACCAGTTGACCAAGGGAGTGGATGCAGGATACGGATTCACCGGTATTATCATTGCCTGGATGAGTGGTCTCAATCCATTCGTGTCCATTGTGGTCTCAGTTATCATGGCCGCACTCGAAACGGGTAGTGATGCTTTGCAGATGACCATGAAGCTGCCCAATGCGATGGGCGCAGTCCTGCAAGGACTGATTCTCATCCCATTGCTGGCAGGCAATATCTTTATCGAATACCGATTGCTCGTCATTAAAACCCGTAAGGAGGTTACCGCATGA